A genome region from Nocardiopsis exhalans includes the following:
- a CDS encoding DUF2625 family protein: protein MRELSELVDVQHRAWPELSRMFEAGPLDVRVLPPDPEHPGRCLLRVQVGAGSFLGAVALESSGILVDGGWLRVHGGGCADLPGLDRVNGMTGEIGDVRPARLVVAHDVIGGVFALNGPETEALGWPGAPGEMVYFAPDSLEWEPLGTGCSGWWERLLAGHLTEFYEGLRWPGWRAETANLPPSTGVTVYPFLWSAEAQSDLAATTRTPAPVAELVGANLEFCSSLGLPAPGPLGSF, encoded by the coding sequence ATGCGAGAACTGAGCGAACTCGTCGACGTCCAGCACCGCGCATGGCCGGAGCTGAGCCGGATGTTCGAGGCCGGCCCCCTTGATGTGCGGGTGCTGCCGCCAGATCCTGAACACCCGGGACGATGCCTGCTGCGGGTCCAGGTGGGTGCGGGGTCCTTCCTCGGCGCGGTCGCCTTGGAGTCCAGCGGGATCCTGGTGGACGGCGGTTGGCTGCGGGTGCACGGCGGCGGTTGCGCCGACCTGCCCGGGCTGGACCGGGTCAACGGCATGACCGGCGAGATCGGGGACGTGCGCCCGGCGCGGCTGGTGGTGGCGCACGACGTGATCGGCGGGGTCTTCGCCCTCAACGGGCCGGAGACCGAGGCCCTGGGCTGGCCGGGAGCCCCTGGCGAGATGGTCTACTTCGCACCGGACAGCCTGGAGTGGGAACCCCTCGGCACCGGCTGCTCAGGGTGGTGGGAGCGGCTGTTGGCGGGCCACCTGACCGAGTTCTACGAGGGCCTGCGCTGGCCGGGCTGGCGAGCGGAGACCGCGAACCTGCCCCCGTCGACGGGTGTCACGGTGTACCCGTTCCTGTGGTCAGCCGAAGCTCAGTCGGACCTGGCCGCGACCACCCGGACACCCGCTCCGGTGGCCGAGCTGGTCGGAGCGAACCTGGAGTTCTGCTCGTCCCTGGGTCTTCCCGCCCCGGGGCCGCTGGGTTCCTTCTGA
- a CDS encoding GNAT family N-acetyltransferase — protein MSIEIRPATGTDLPHVLRLLGEMYPEDPVLSAARSARIWAEIEAQSGRSMLVAQDHSGDLLGTVDCVVMPNLSRGGRPRLVMENLIVSESHRRRGVGRLLMTEVRWTAEREGCYKIQFLAAEDAYVHTFYRSCGFSQWKGGGFYLYL, from the coding sequence GTGAGCATCGAGATCCGGCCCGCGACCGGCACCGACCTACCCCACGTCCTGCGACTCCTCGGCGAGATGTACCCGGAGGACCCCGTGCTGTCAGCGGCTCGGTCCGCCCGGATCTGGGCGGAGATCGAGGCGCAGAGCGGCAGATCCATGCTGGTTGCGCAGGACCACTCGGGTGATCTGTTGGGCACTGTGGACTGCGTGGTCATGCCGAACCTGAGCCGGGGCGGTCGACCGCGCCTGGTCATGGAGAACCTGATCGTGTCCGAGTCCCACCGCCGCCGGGGTGTGGGCCGCCTGCTCATGACCGAGGTGCGGTGGACCGCCGAGCGGGAGGGCTGCTACAAGATCCAGTTCCTCGCCGCCGAGGACGCCTACGTGCACACTTTCTACCGCTCCTGCGGCTTCTCGCAGTGGAAGGGCGGCGGGTTCTACCTGTACCTGTGA
- a CDS encoding CAP domain-containing protein: MAAIPVGLTLAGALVLSGVGNEADPADGTTAAGVGEVGGAISDDSNAPDTAADDDFFEPPTDAPEAAEPQGDNGPQSTAVTASSSTEGSEDSGAEEDAGNRGDGGSGGGGNGSGGGNGGGGNGGGGGGNQAAGGPSASAVVTLVNSERAANGCGPLRVDDRLTAAAQEHSEDMDARNYMAHESPDGEGPGDRASRHGYDSWGAENVAKGQRTADQVMDAWMNSPGHRANILNCGLVAIGVGEANFAWTQKFGWE, from the coding sequence ATGGCCGCGATCCCGGTGGGCCTGACCCTGGCCGGGGCCCTGGTGCTCTCCGGAGTCGGTAACGAGGCGGACCCCGCGGACGGCACGACCGCCGCTGGTGTCGGCGAGGTGGGCGGCGCGATCAGCGACGACTCCAACGCTCCCGACACGGCCGCCGACGACGACTTCTTCGAGCCGCCCACCGACGCGCCCGAAGCCGCCGAACCCCAGGGGGACAACGGCCCGCAGAGCACCGCGGTCACCGCTTCCTCGTCCACCGAGGGCTCCGAAGACTCCGGGGCCGAGGAGGACGCGGGCAACCGCGGCGATGGCGGCAGCGGAGGCGGAGGCAACGGCTCCGGTGGTGGGAACGGTGGCGGCGGCAACGGGGGCGGTGGCGGCGGCAACCAGGCCGCCGGCGGTCCCAGCGCCTCGGCCGTGGTGACCCTGGTCAACAGCGAGCGCGCCGCGAACGGCTGCGGCCCGCTGCGCGTGGACGACCGGCTGACGGCTGCCGCCCAAGAGCACAGCGAGGACATGGACGCCCGTAACTACATGGCGCACGAGAGCCCCGACGGCGAGGGCCCGGGCGATCGTGCGAGCAGGCACGGGTACGACTCCTGGGGCGCCGAGAACGTCGCGAAGGGTCAGCGCACCGCCGACCAGGTCATGGACGCGTGGATGAACAGCCCCGGTCACCGGGCCAACATCCTCAACTGCGGCCTGGTCGCCATCGGTGTCGGCGAGGCCAACTTCGCCTGGACCCAGAAGTTCGGCTGGGAGTAG
- the recO gene encoding DNA repair protein RecO, translated as MSLYRDEGVVLRNQKLGEADRIVTLLTRRTGLVRAVGKGVRRTKSRFGARLEPCTHVDLQLHTGRTLDVITQAETVRSYGAAVVSDYARYTAATAMLETAEKIVAVEKDPALRQFLLLIGALRTLGEGSHDSRLVLDAYLLRSLSVAGYAPALTECARCGSRGEHRAFAVHAGGMVCSVCRPHGSTHPSPDTLRLMSALLGGDWDSADASDGKYRSECSGLVAAYLQWHLENGIRSLRHVERS; from the coding sequence GTGAGTCTCTACCGCGACGAAGGCGTAGTCCTGCGCAACCAGAAGCTGGGCGAGGCCGACCGCATCGTCACCCTCCTGACCCGCCGCACCGGGCTGGTGCGCGCCGTCGGCAAGGGCGTGCGCCGCACCAAGTCGCGCTTCGGCGCCCGGCTGGAGCCGTGCACCCACGTCGACCTCCAGCTGCACACCGGCCGGACCCTGGACGTCATCACCCAGGCCGAGACCGTGCGCTCCTACGGGGCCGCGGTCGTGTCCGACTACGCCCGCTACACCGCCGCCACCGCGATGCTGGAGACCGCCGAGAAGATCGTCGCCGTGGAGAAGGACCCGGCCCTACGCCAGTTCCTCCTGCTCATCGGCGCCCTGCGTACCCTGGGAGAGGGAAGCCACGACTCCCGGCTGGTCCTGGACGCCTACCTCCTCCGGTCCCTGTCCGTGGCCGGGTACGCCCCGGCCCTGACCGAGTGCGCCCGCTGCGGCAGCCGGGGGGAGCACCGTGCGTTCGCGGTCCACGCCGGCGGTATGGTCTGCTCGGTGTGCCGTCCCCACGGTTCCACGCACCCCTCACCGGACACGCTCCGACTCATGTCGGCGCTGCTCGGGGGCGACTGGGACAGCGCGGACGCCAGCGACGGCAAGTACCGCTCCGAGTGCAGCGGGCTGGTCGCGGCCTACCTACAGTGGCACCTGGAAAACGGAATCCGATCACTGCGCCATGTGGAGCGTTCTTGA
- a CDS encoding isoprenyl transferase has translation MSLFSFDNGKRRERDYTPPVPHPSGARPPRLPADLVPRHVAVVMDGNGRWAKERGLPRTEGHKAGESSLFDVIEGALEMGVPHLSAYAFSTENWKRSPDEVRFLLGFNRDTIRNRRDELHARGVRVKWAGRSGMLWKSVIKELKDAEEMTKDNTGLTLQFCVNYGGQAEIVDAARELARQAAAGQISPEKITEDTLSQHLYAPDVPPVDLFVRSSGEQRLSNFLLWQSAYAEFVFLETLWPDFDRRDLWRACEMYASRDRRYGGAVPNPVEEEKK, from the coding sequence TTGAGTCTGTTCAGCTTCGACAACGGTAAGCGGCGCGAGCGGGACTACACCCCGCCCGTCCCGCACCCCAGCGGGGCCCGGCCCCCGCGGCTCCCCGCCGACCTGGTGCCCCGCCACGTGGCCGTGGTCATGGACGGCAACGGCCGTTGGGCGAAGGAACGCGGCCTGCCGCGCACCGAGGGCCACAAGGCCGGCGAGTCCTCGCTCTTCGACGTGATCGAGGGCGCCCTGGAGATGGGCGTCCCCCATCTGTCGGCCTACGCCTTCTCCACCGAGAACTGGAAGCGCTCGCCCGACGAGGTGCGCTTCCTCCTCGGTTTCAACCGCGACACCATCCGCAACCGCCGAGACGAGCTGCACGCCCGCGGCGTGCGCGTCAAGTGGGCCGGACGCTCCGGGATGCTCTGGAAGAGCGTCATCAAGGAGCTCAAGGACGCGGAGGAGATGACCAAGGACAACACCGGGCTCACCCTCCAGTTCTGTGTGAACTACGGCGGACAGGCCGAGATCGTGGACGCCGCGCGCGAGCTGGCCAGGCAGGCCGCCGCCGGGCAGATCTCCCCGGAGAAGATCACCGAGGACACCCTCTCCCAGCACCTGTACGCCCCGGACGTCCCGCCGGTGGACCTGTTCGTGCGCTCCTCGGGTGAGCAGCGGCTGTCCAACTTCCTTCTCTGGCAGTCCGCCTACGCCGAGTTCGTCTTCCTGGAGACGCTCTGGCCCGACTTCGACCGCCGCGACCTGTGGCGAGCCTGTGAGATGTACGCGAGCCGGGACCGCCGCTACGGCGGGGCAGTACCCAACCCGGTGGAGGAGGAGAAGAAGTGA
- a CDS encoding SGNH/GDSL hydrolase family protein, which yields MAEGNGSQKAADSTGSESPLIRPGMTLASLGDSFTEGVGDPYPDGGGVFRGWADRLAEHLADHTGGIEYANLAVRGKLIRQIVTDQVPPALEMAPDLVTLCAGGNDLLRPAGDPERLAKILDHTVGRLRAKGSQVVLFTGVNVATGYMRGTIGLFARYYMNVRAIADKHDCFLVDQWSMDVLTDSRAWDEDRLHMSPEGHRRLALRVAEVLGVPTEERWDAPWPEADPVSWTEARRDDLHWVKESLGPWIGRRLTGKSSGDTVTAKRPELTPLTKDR from the coding sequence ATGGCCGAAGGCAACGGCTCGCAGAAGGCCGCGGACTCCACGGGGTCGGAGTCCCCGCTGATCAGGCCCGGGATGACGCTCGCCTCGCTCGGTGACAGCTTCACCGAGGGCGTGGGCGACCCCTACCCGGACGGCGGCGGTGTCTTCCGCGGCTGGGCGGACCGGCTGGCCGAGCACCTGGCCGACCACACGGGCGGGATCGAGTACGCCAACCTCGCCGTGCGCGGCAAGCTCATCCGCCAGATCGTCACCGACCAGGTCCCGCCCGCCCTGGAGATGGCTCCGGACCTGGTCACCCTGTGCGCGGGCGGCAACGACCTGCTGCGCCCCGCCGGCGACCCCGAGCGCCTGGCCAAGATCCTGGACCACACGGTGGGTCGCCTGCGCGCCAAGGGCAGTCAGGTCGTGCTCTTCACCGGCGTGAACGTGGCCACGGGCTACATGCGCGGCACCATCGGCCTGTTCGCGCGCTACTACATGAACGTGCGCGCGATCGCCGACAAGCACGACTGCTTCCTGGTCGACCAGTGGTCCATGGACGTGCTCACGGACTCCCGTGCCTGGGACGAGGACCGGTTGCACATGTCCCCGGAGGGCCACCGACGCCTCGCCCTGCGCGTGGCCGAGGTCCTGGGCGTGCCCACCGAGGAGCGCTGGGACGCGCCCTGGCCCGAGGCGGACCCGGTCAGCTGGACCGAGGCGCGCCGGGACGACCTGCACTGGGTCAAGGAGTCCCTGGGGCCGTGGATCGGGCGCAGGCTCACCGGTAAGTCCTCGGGTGACACGGTGACCGCCAAGCGCCCCGAGCTCACCCCGCTCACCAAGGACCGCTGA
- a CDS encoding SGNH/GDSL hydrolase family protein, with the protein MSGVPTGSPGDLKSKDILSYVALGDSFTEGMSDHYPDSDSVPNGRYRGWADRVAEHLADHVPEVRYANLAIRGRLIAQIRDEQVPRAVEMKPDLITVCAGGNDIIRPGSDPDQVVEIFESMIADLRATGARVLIFTGFDTNWQPVMRHLRGKIATYNMHMRAVADKYGCDVVDVWSMKIFSDAHAWNWDRLHLSSEGHRRLALRVCEVLDIPVDGDWNEPWPPPAPRDWRAARQEDLHWAREFLVPWIHRRLTGRSSGDGVHAKRPTLERCDPPQSRDHH; encoded by the coding sequence ATGAGCGGTGTGCCGACCGGATCTCCCGGTGACCTGAAAAGCAAGGACATTCTGTCCTACGTCGCCCTCGGGGACAGCTTCACCGAGGGCATGAGCGACCACTACCCGGACAGCGACAGCGTGCCCAACGGCCGCTATCGAGGCTGGGCCGACCGCGTGGCGGAACACCTCGCCGACCACGTGCCCGAGGTCCGCTACGCCAACCTCGCCATCCGCGGGCGCCTCATCGCGCAGATCCGCGACGAGCAGGTGCCGCGTGCGGTCGAGATGAAGCCCGACCTCATCACCGTCTGCGCGGGCGGCAACGACATCATCCGCCCGGGCAGCGACCCCGACCAGGTCGTCGAGATCTTCGAGTCGATGATCGCCGACCTGCGCGCCACCGGAGCCCGGGTGCTCATCTTCACCGGCTTCGACACCAACTGGCAGCCGGTCATGCGCCACCTGCGCGGCAAGATCGCCACCTACAACATGCACATGCGCGCCGTCGCCGACAAGTACGGCTGCGACGTCGTCGACGTGTGGAGCATGAAGATCTTCTCGGACGCGCACGCCTGGAACTGGGACCGCCTCCACCTGTCTTCGGAGGGCCACCGGCGCCTGGCCCTGCGCGTGTGCGAGGTCCTGGACATCCCGGTCGACGGCGACTGGAACGAGCCCTGGCCGCCCCCCGCGCCCCGCGACTGGCGCGCCGCCCGCCAGGAGGACCTGCACTGGGCCCGCGAGTTCCTCGTCCCGTGGATCCACCGCCGCCTCACCGGCCGTTCCTCGGGCGACGGCGTCCACGCCAAACGCCCCACCCTGGAACGCTGCGACCCGCCGCAGAGCCGGGATCACCACTGA
- the sph gene encoding sphingomyelin phosphodiesterase yields the protein MYRRTTAALLSALLISPLLSASPASAEPGPSVQQDAAHPRIVTHNAFLLPKALYPNWGQDIRADLTVQDGLLSGQDVVVLQELFENSSAERLRSGLAEEYPHGTPVLGRSTSGWDHTTGFRHETVTNGGVSVHSVWPVLRAEQHVFSRACGADWFSNKGFAYVELETPEGPLHVVGTHMQSEDSACADGEDESVREAQLDQIVALLDEKAIPDDERIYVAGDLNIVGGSAEWDRAVKRLDAVEPAYTGDAISWDPTTNSIAAYDYPDWDPQQLDHVLPVRNGAAPRSYVNETRAVKSEPWTVRSWGRDYTYDDYSDHYPVFGAAPAV from the coding sequence GTGTACAGACGAACAACGGCGGCGCTGCTGTCCGCGCTGCTCATCTCCCCGCTCCTGTCCGCCTCCCCCGCCTCCGCCGAACCGGGCCCCTCCGTCCAGCAGGACGCGGCCCACCCCCGCATCGTCACCCACAACGCCTTCCTGCTGCCCAAGGCCCTCTACCCGAACTGGGGCCAGGACATCCGCGCCGACCTGACCGTCCAGGACGGCCTCCTCTCCGGTCAGGACGTGGTGGTCCTGCAGGAACTGTTCGAGAACTCCAGCGCCGAACGCCTGCGCTCGGGACTGGCCGAGGAGTACCCGCACGGCACACCCGTCCTGGGCCGCTCCACCTCCGGCTGGGACCACACCACCGGTTTCCGGCACGAGACCGTCACCAACGGCGGTGTGAGCGTGCACAGCGTCTGGCCGGTCCTGCGCGCCGAACAGCACGTGTTCTCCCGCGCCTGCGGGGCCGACTGGTTCTCCAACAAGGGCTTCGCCTACGTGGAGCTGGAGACCCCCGAAGGCCCGCTGCACGTGGTGGGCACGCACATGCAGTCCGAGGACAGCGCCTGCGCCGACGGCGAGGACGAGAGCGTCCGCGAGGCCCAGCTGGACCAGATCGTCGCGCTGCTGGACGAGAAGGCCATCCCCGACGACGAGCGGATCTACGTGGCCGGTGACCTGAACATCGTGGGCGGCAGCGCCGAATGGGACCGGGCGGTCAAGCGGCTCGACGCCGTGGAGCCGGCCTACACCGGCGACGCGATCTCCTGGGACCCCACCACCAACTCGATCGCCGCCTACGACTACCCCGACTGGGACCCGCAGCAGCTGGACCACGTCCTGCCCGTCCGCAACGGCGCGGCCCCGCGGTCCTACGTCAACGAGACGCGGGCCGTGAAGAGCGAACCCTGGACGGTCCGCTCCTGGGGCCGCGACTACACCTATGACGACTACTCCGACCACTACCCGGTCTTCGGCGCCGCTCCCGCCGTCTGA
- a CDS encoding Fur family transcriptional regulator, whose translation MSTRRDAVRQALTESSGFRSAQDLYADLRADGSKIGLTTVYRALQALSDSGEVDVLRTDDGEAVYRACDTESHHHHLVCRSCSTAVEIEGPTVEKWAAEVGAQHGFTGVTHTVEVFGTCGNCSLRTAQRA comes from the coding sequence ATGAGTACACGACGCGACGCGGTTCGCCAGGCGCTGACCGAGTCCTCCGGTTTCCGTAGCGCGCAGGACCTTTACGCGGACCTGCGGGCCGACGGATCGAAGATCGGCCTGACCACGGTCTACCGGGCGCTGCAGGCGCTGAGCGACTCCGGCGAGGTGGACGTGCTGCGCACCGACGACGGCGAGGCCGTCTACCGTGCGTGCGACACCGAGAGCCACCACCATCACCTGGTGTGCCGTTCGTGCTCCACTGCCGTGGAGATCGAGGGCCCCACCGTGGAGAAGTGGGCCGCCGAGGTGGGGGCCCAGCACGGATTCACCGGGGTGACCCACACCGTCGAGGTGTTCGGCACCTGCGGGAACTGCTCCCTGCGCACCGCGCAGCGGGCCTGA
- a CDS encoding metal ABC transporter permease: MTELLQYEFMRRALIAAVLVGLVTPIIGTFLVQRRLALLGDGIGHIALTGVALGLLTSTSPVLTAAVVATAGAIVMELVRVRTRTSGDVALALLFYGGIAGGVLLIGMTPGASNATLTSYLFGSVSTVGEQDIWIVGVLAVGVIAVLAVFGRELFVLCQDEEVARAHGLPVRFLSILLAVTAALTVVIAMRVVGVLMVSALMIVPVAAAQQLSRSFRVTMGLAILIGLLSSLGGLTTAFYSDLSPGATIVLLALAFFCLAVLVGGVLRRLTKRRPPAPLHPVAEGPADTMPQTDRGRVTP; the protein is encoded by the coding sequence GTGACTGAGCTGCTCCAGTACGAGTTCATGCGGCGCGCGCTGATCGCCGCGGTGCTGGTCGGCCTGGTCACCCCGATCATCGGCACCTTCCTGGTCCAGCGGCGGCTCGCCCTGCTGGGTGACGGCATCGGCCACATCGCCCTGACCGGCGTGGCCCTGGGCCTGCTCACCAGCACTTCGCCGGTGCTCACCGCGGCCGTCGTGGCCACCGCGGGCGCCATCGTGATGGAGCTGGTCCGGGTGCGCACGCGTACCAGCGGCGACGTGGCGCTGGCGCTGCTGTTCTACGGCGGTATCGCGGGCGGTGTGCTGCTCATCGGGATGACCCCGGGGGCGAGCAACGCCACCCTGACCTCCTACCTGTTCGGCTCGGTGAGCACCGTTGGCGAGCAGGACATCTGGATCGTGGGTGTGCTGGCGGTCGGCGTGATCGCGGTGCTGGCGGTGTTCGGCCGCGAGCTGTTCGTGCTGTGTCAGGACGAGGAGGTGGCCAGGGCGCACGGCCTCCCGGTCCGTTTCCTGAGCATCCTGCTGGCGGTGACCGCCGCGCTGACCGTGGTGATCGCGATGCGGGTGGTGGGTGTGCTGATGGTGAGCGCGCTGATGATCGTCCCGGTCGCCGCCGCCCAGCAGCTGAGCCGAAGCTTCCGGGTGACGATGGGGTTGGCGATCCTGATCGGGCTGCTCTCCTCGCTCGGCGGCCTGACCACGGCCTTCTACTCCGACCTCTCGCCGGGCGCCACGATCGTGCTGCTCGCCCTGGCGTTCTTCTGCCTCGCCGTGCTCGTCGGCGGGGTCCTGCGCCGCCTGACCAAGCGGCGCCCACCGGCCCCCCTGCATCCCGTTGCGGAGGGCCCGGCGGATACGATGCCCCAGACTGATCGGGGGAGGGTGACACCATGA
- a CDS encoding metal ABC transporter ATP-binding protein translates to MSAQFTEDGAPSPETPPAFQAIEARVAYDGVPVLDDLSLEIPVGQTMAVLGPNGSGKSTLMRAMLGIVPLSSGEILVHGTPLRRFRDWKRIGYVPQRLTAGGAVPATVREIVASGQVARRRRLSWPTRADRAAVDEALAAVDLSDRAGSAVRELSGGQQQRVLIARALAGRPDTFVMDEPMAGVDAENQRALAKAIARLRDHGSTVVLVLHELGPLEEVIERSVVLDHGRIVHDGTAPEATGECARPGHEHQHPHPDPNDPDPHAAPTAAPSEMIRLEVPRRD, encoded by the coding sequence GTGTCTGCCCAGTTCACGGAGGACGGGGCCCCGAGCCCCGAGACCCCGCCCGCCTTCCAGGCCATCGAAGCGCGAGTCGCCTACGACGGCGTTCCCGTCCTCGACGACCTCAGCCTCGAGATACCCGTGGGTCAGACCATGGCCGTCCTCGGACCCAACGGTTCGGGCAAGTCCACCCTGATGCGCGCGATGCTCGGCATCGTCCCCCTCAGCTCCGGCGAGATCCTCGTACACGGCACGCCGCTGCGCCGGTTCCGGGACTGGAAGCGGATCGGCTACGTGCCTCAGCGGCTCACCGCCGGGGGCGCCGTGCCCGCCACCGTGCGCGAGATCGTCGCCTCCGGGCAGGTCGCCAGGCGCCGCCGGCTCTCCTGGCCGACCCGGGCCGACCGCGCTGCCGTCGACGAGGCCCTGGCCGCCGTGGACCTGTCCGACCGGGCCGGTAGCGCCGTGCGCGAGCTCTCCGGCGGCCAGCAGCAGCGGGTGCTGATCGCCCGCGCGCTCGCCGGGCGGCCCGACACCTTCGTGATGGACGAGCCCATGGCCGGGGTGGACGCCGAGAACCAGCGCGCACTGGCCAAGGCCATCGCCCGCCTGCGCGACCACGGCAGCACCGTGGTCCTGGTCCTGCACGAGTTGGGCCCGCTGGAAGAGGTCATCGAGCGCTCGGTGGTGTTGGACCACGGCCGGATCGTGCACGACGGCACAGCGCCAGAGGCCACCGGGGAGTGCGCGCGTCCCGGACACGAGCACCAGCACCCCCACCCCGACCCCAACGACCCCGATCCGCACGCCGCGCCCACTGCCGCGCCGTCGGAGATGATCAGACTCGAGGTGCCCCGCCGTGACTGA
- a CDS encoding DUF6703 family protein: MASPEHEDERRRAGQGRPLPLGDSLLTPGAGRLRREVEQRSAVPLVWLHQRPRWIPPVILGALFIAGLMAPGPLGALCLLLVAVFFLWLAYLTWPSLTRQQRVPRVLMMLVVLVLAMARMLGF; this comes from the coding sequence ATGGCCTCTCCCGAGCACGAGGACGAACGACGACGAGCCGGGCAGGGACGCCCCCTTCCCCTGGGTGACAGCCTTCTCACACCGGGCGCCGGGCGGTTGCGCCGCGAGGTCGAGCAGCGCAGCGCGGTACCCCTGGTCTGGTTGCACCAGCGGCCGCGGTGGATACCGCCGGTGATCTTGGGAGCACTGTTCATCGCGGGGCTGATGGCCCCCGGCCCACTGGGCGCGCTGTGTCTGCTGCTGGTGGCGGTGTTCTTCCTGTGGCTGGCCTACCTCACCTGGCCCTCCCTGACCCGGCAGCAGCGGGTGCCCCGCGTGCTGATGATGCTGGTGGTGCTGGTCTTGGCCATGGCCCGGATGCTGGGTTTCTGA